The following DNA comes from Salvelinus sp. IW2-2015 linkage group LG1, ASM291031v2, whole genome shotgun sequence.
AATCCCGGCCGTAGGTatgtggctggctagctaactatcaAACAGTAGTCAGTTGCAAACAGAGGAAAGATTAGTGATGGATACCGATCAGAAAGTCTTGACGAGACAGCTTGCTAATGTGCAACTAACTAATCACGCTAGCCACAGCTGACTACATACGtgacctaacgttagctagttactaCAGGTAGATAGCTGGCACAAGCTGGAATCACACAGGAAAACAAGCAGATAGAGAGCAACTCTAGTGATATGTCGTCGAACTGGGTAACGTTACCTGTTGATATGACAATCAATGGTTAAACTGCCTTTTAAATTACGTTTGGGTTAGCATTCCAGCATGAAATAATTTTTTGCTTGATTCCTGTCACCACGTTTCCACGTCCAGCCTACGCCGCTAAGCAACCAAATTGTAAAATCGTTGATAGACAGTTGACTCAACCTATCTTCGGTACGAGCAGTTTCCCTTCTCAGATAAAGGACCTATCACATGATTATCTCATGCGCTTCCCATATAATCCATAGTCATTGGACACAATTTTGATTGAAACTAAATTTGACCAACAGAATGCCAGTAGTAaggttttattttttaacagtagctagctagctattttacaAACAGGAAAACAATACTTATTTTTTAACTCACTTGTTCCATGGCTTAAAATCCATTATACCGGACAAATCAGCTGTGGACGACAATACACACTGTTGAGGTAATGAAATGTGAAGCTTACGACCTGGCACACAGTTagctatagctaacgttagctaacatagTAACGTTACTGCAGTTTGCTAAACTACAGCAGGGGCGTATTCATTGAGTCAAtcctgttgcaaaatgtttcttgaacgaaacggggagggacctaccaatgactgtatatatgaccTACTTGAATTtgaccaatagaaactctcgttttatTTGCAAACCGTTCCGTTTTataactgtttggactaatgattacaccctagttGCTAGACTGGTCTTGCTAGCTACTTTATAAGTAATTAGTCGACCTGGGTTACATACTTTCACTGATCTTGCATTGCTGTTTAAATTATTACCGTATGTATCATTAAGGCCATGTATTCCTGTAAATTTGCCTAGTCTCACACCGAGgtcaaattacactgaacaacacaataaagtgttggtttcatgaactgaaataaaagatcccagaaatgtttaatatgcacaaaaatcttatttctcttaaatgtgtttacatacctgttagtgaacatttatcctttgctaagataatccatccacctgacaggtgtggcatatcaagaagctgattaaacagcatgatcattatgcaggtgcaccttgtgctgggaacaattattattattatttttactaggcaagtctgttaagaacaaattcttatttacaatgacggcctgccccagacgacgctgggccaattgtgcacctccctatgggactcccaatcacagccagttgtgatacggcctggaattgaaccagggtctgtaataaCACTTCTagcactgcaccactcaggagcccctaaaaggccactaaattgtgcagttttgtcacacaacacaatgtcacagatgtctcacgttttgagggagcgctCAGTTGGTATGCtgacaagcatttcactacacctgcaatagcatctgctaaatatgtgtgtgaccaataacatttgatttgattttgacagcaggaatgtccaccagagctgttgccaaatagttgaatgttcatttttctaccataagttgcctccaactcgttttagagaatttgggagTACGttcaaccgacctcacaaccgcagaccacgtgtgaccacgccagcccaggacctccacattcggctttttcacctgtgggatcgtctgagaccagccaactggacaactgatgaaactgtgggtttgcacaaccaaagaatttctgctcaaacagtcagaaaccgtctcagggaagctcatctgcgtggtCGTCATCCTCActagacctgactgcagttcggcattgtaacctacttcagtgggcaaatgctcaccttcgatggccactggcaggctggagaaatgtgctcttcacggatgaatcccggtttcaactgtaccgtgcagatggcagacagcgtgaatggtgtcgtgtgggcaagcggtttgttgatgtcaacgttgtgaacagagtgccacatggtggggttatggtatgggcaggcataagctatggacaacaaacacaattgcattttattgaaggcaattttaatgcacagagataccgtgacgagatcctgaggccctttgtcgtgccattcatctgccgctatcatctcatgtttcaacatgataatgcacggccccatgttgcaagggtctgtactagaggtcgaccgattatgatttttcaatgccgataccgattattggaagacaaaaaaaagccgataccgattaatcggccgatttcttttaaaaatgtatttgtaataatgacaattacaacaatactgaatgaacacttattttaacttaatataatacatcaataaaatcaatttagcctcaaataaataatggaacatgttcaatttggtttaaataatgcaaaaacaaagtgttggagaagaaagtaaaagtgcaatatgtgccatgtaagaaagctaacgtttaagttccttgctcagaacatgagaagatatgaaagctggtggttccttttaacatgagtcttcaatattcccaggtaagaagttttaggttgtagttattataggaattataggactatttctctctgtacgatttgtatttcatatacctttgactattggatgttcttataggcactttagtattgccagtgtaacagtatagcgtccatccctctcctcgctcctacctgggctcgaaccaggaacacatcgacaacagccaccctcgaagcagcgttacccatgcagaccaaggggaacaactactccaagtctcagagcgagtgacgtttgaaacgctttTAGCGCGcgccccgctaactagctagccgttTCACATTGATTACACcaacctaatctcgggagttgataggcttgaattcataaacagctgctggcaaaacgcacaaaagtgcctgtttgaatgaatgcttacgtgCCTGCTGGTGCTcggtcagactgctctatcaaatcatagacttaattataacataacacacagaaatacgagccttaggtcattaatatggtcgaatccggaaactatcatctcgaaaacaaaacatttattctttcagtgaaatacggaaccgttcctgactctgcgtgcaatgaacgcaagagaagtgatacaatttcacctggttaatattgcgtGCTAAcgtggatttcttttagctaaatatgaaggtttaaaaatatatacttctgtggttgcaagattgaatccctgagctgacaaggtaaaaatctgtcgttctgcccctgaacaaggcagttaacccaccgttcctaggccgtcattgaaaataagaatgtgttcttaactgacttgcctagttaaataaatgtgtaaaaaaaataggcaaaatcggcgtccaaaattaccgattttcGATTGTTACgtaaacttgaaatcggccctaattaatcggccattccaattaatcggtcgacctcYAgtctgtacacagttcctggaagctgaaatgttccagttcttccatggcctgcatactcaccagatgtcacccattgagcatgtttgggcatgtttggatcgacgtgtacaacaatGTGTTCCAGTTCCGGCCAAtgtccagcaactttgcacaactattgaagaggagtgggacaacattccacaggccacaatcaacagcctgatcaattctatatgaatgagatgtgtcgcactgcgaGAGGCAAATGGTAGACAtagcagatactgactggttttctgatccatgaaattgttgcatgtttgtatttttgttcagtgtagttttatGTTGGATATTCGGTGGATATTTGGTTTTCTCTAGTCAATATCTATTGAATAAAACATGCCATGACTAtgatatttgtatattttattaccttttatttaactaggcaagtcagttaagaaaaaaatcgtattttcaatgacagcctaggaacagtgagttaactgccttgttcaggggcataaaGACAGATTTTKacctcgtcagctcagggattcgatctttcaacctttcggttactagtccaacgctctaaccactaggctacctgccgtctgaATCGGGAGGATGGAGAAAAATCCTAgcctttttttatttgaaatgtgtatatatattttttatgggggatttcaatcttcaatagcGCATAAACAAAGCCTGCTATGACTATGCAAAttatatattctgaatcaggggaggATTGAGGaaaatccatgcctttttcaTTTAATCTTTTAATGTAATTATTTTGGGGGGTATTTCAATCTTCATAGCTTTTAAATGAAGCATGTCGTGACTATTAAAATTATATATTGGAATCAGGAGAGGATGGAAAAAAAACATGCCTTTTTTATTTAGAAATCTAGAAATACAGtgtcctctgtaattattgggacagtgacacattttttgttgttttggctctgtactccagctctttggatttaaaatgatacaatgactatgcggttaaagtgcagactgtctgctttaatttgagggtatttttaggggaccaaaagtattgggacatatTCActaatatgtgtattaaagtagtcataagtttagtatttggtcccaattTCCTAGCACTCAATGATTACCTAAACGTGTTACTTTActaacttgttggatgcatttgctgtttgatttagttgtgtttcagattattttgtacccaatagaaattaatgataaataatgcattgtgtcgttttggagtcacttttattgtaaataagaataaaatatgtttctaCACACTTCTACATTTATGTGAATTCTATCATGATTACGgacagtcctgaatgaatcgtgaataatgataagTCAAAGTTAGACAcaatgtattatatatttttccttCAATAGCTCTTAAAAAGCATGCCATGACAATGAAAATTCTATATTCTAAATCAGGGGAGTATGGAGAAAAATGTGTGCCTTAAAaataatatctatatatttttttttcttcttccgtATTTCAGTCTTCAGTTGCTCTTAAACAAAGTGTGCTATGCCTATGGAAATTATATATTCTGAATCAAGGGAGTAGGGAGAATAATCCACACCTTTTCTTGTTATTGTTGTTTCTTcttctttcatttttttcttctggaTTGGATTTTTGTTCATAGCCCACAGATTCAGAATATATAATTTTCATATTCATGACACGCTTTGTTTAAGAGGTATGAAAGATTGAAATCCGAAATCATagttataaaaaacatttatacatttttttKKgggggggggggattgttctTCATCCACCCCTTATTCAGAATAATCAATGTTCTTAGTCATGGCATGTTTGGTTCAATAGTTATTGACGAGAGAAAACCGAATATCCAATGTAAAACAAATTTtacctctgtcacacacacattcttgtaAACATTTCAGGGCTGCTTTGGTCCAGAGTTGACTTACACTTTTGGATGCATGACGAGAATCTGAAAGATGACGACCGAGACCCACGTCAAGGACATCAAGCCAGGACTCAAGAATCTCAGTGTTATCTTCATCGTACTCGAAACAGGTGCTAACTCCTTACTAACAGTAATGTTTTAAATAATCAATTAATGATGAACATAAACAGAATGTATATAATTATCTTGTAATGCACTCGGGTGGAACAAAACGTATGTAAAATCTTACACACAATATAATGGCACAACACAGAGGCTTGATAGTCAGAGAAACATCCTTATATGCCATCATGTAGACTAATGATAACAATTCATGTTGGTTTATTTGAATCATGCCAGCTATCAAAAAAGTATCTGTGTTGAACTTTCCCTTTTCTCTTTCCCACAAATGGATATTTACTCTCCTCATAATCGATGTTTACTCTCCAACTTTCacattatctctctcagaacaatcttttgaccctctccaccctctcagggctgggcgtctcacaGGCTGACTATGAGCGGTgtaatctatattattcaattattgcacccacactgctcgcgtacgccaacgagcgtctgcgttgccaagggctaaaatagaagtcagttctatttctgacgcagatcgcgctgcaagtcctgcctctcccatctcctcattggtttatagaagcaggtacccacgtgccatctcctcattggttatacccacgtgggtgactgaaaacgaacgaggtcagtggcggtaatgcacctaatttatgaaagttgctaatcgcaatataaagtcaagagaagaaaaagcctagaaggatgagagatgactagaaacaattcagttgaccattttatgtgtggattaattgatggagtagaggaccttgtgcatgtcaggtaaaataacaactcaatgtttatatcccaggagaaattagctagcaacagcaagctagctaaataggacaaattagctagcaagtgcaagctagctagctaaattgccataaatgtttaatgcttttcgacctgtccccaaataaatataattggttcagagtttgttttgatattttaacctgtgtgtcgtgatcccGTTTGGTGTGggaggacaaaatacatttatgcacgatggcgcacgcgagcagcccggtttgggttccatgtcaggctctgcacactcttggattgcatttatttttatttaacctttttttaactaggcaagtcagttaagaacaaattcttatttacaatgacctaccccggcccatagggcggcgcaattgtgcgccgtcttatgggactcccaatcacggccagatgtgatgcagcctggattcgaaccaggtactgttcGAACCAGGTACTCCATGTGTCTGCACCAtgtgctctcactactggtgtctggttctaggccctctcctcttttctccttacACTAAGTCActttgctctgtcatatcctcatatgttctctcctatcattgcGGATGACACTAAACTACTTTTCTCATTCCCCCTTTCTGACACCCAGCTGGCAACACGTATCTCtgcatgcctggcagatatctgagcttggatgttggcccaccacttcaagctcaacctcgacaggGAAGGCCTgtccgctccaagacctctccatcacagttgacaactccactgtgtccccctcccagagtgcaaagaaccttggcgtgaccctggacaacaccctgtcattctctgcaaacatcaaagcagtgactcgctcctgcaaattcatgctctacaacatccgtagagtatgacctttcctcacacaggaagtggcgcaggtcctaatctaGGCACTTGTCATCGCCCGTCTGGACTACTTCAACTCTCTGTTGCCTGGGatcccgcttgtgccatcaaactcctgcaacttatccagaacgccgcagcccgtctggagttcaactttcccaagttctcccatgtcaccctgtTCCTCcgtacactccactggcttccagtcgaagctcgcatccactacaagaccatggtacttgcctaccaagcagcaaggggaactgcccctccctaccttcaggctatgctcaaaccctacatcccaacccAAGCACTCTGTTTGGCCGCCTACGAGCACTaactttgctgataacttcttTATTGAGGACAAGTGGacttactacgactgtgatatgtggttgttacacctagctatcttaagctgaatgcactaattgtaagtcactctggataagagcatctgctaaatgacaaaaagtgTAATAATGAGATATTTGACACTATCCTTGTACAACTAGCTTGTTCTTGTCTTTGTACACCAATCAAAGGCCACTGATTACTTGTCCCTCTTACCCCCTCTCACATAGGACGAGTGACAAAGACAAAGGATGGGTATGAGGTGCGGACCTGTAAGGTGGCCGACAAGACAGGCAGCATTAGCATCTCAGTTTGGGATGAGGTGGGGGGACTGATCCAAACCGGTGACATCATCAGACTCACTAAGGGGTGAGTCATTTATTGAGTCACGGCACAGTCAAGTTAATGCCACACTTTATGGACAGGGCTCCAAGCCTACAGCCGAGTATAAAatcaacacagaaataaaaaaggACCACCCAGTCATCATTTCTAACTACCAGCATGAATTTACATTCggatgaatacataccatacgttATTAGTCTTTTAATCTTGGATCACCTTTAAAATCCTGGGGGGAAATGTATTTTGTCTTGAAATTTGTGCCTWTTCTTTTCTCCAGATATGCGTCTGTGTTCAAAGGTTGCCTGACTCTGTACACGGGTAGAGGTGGAGAGCTGTCGAAGATTGGAGAGTAAGTTCTATAGATGCTCTGTGCTTAATAACATTTCATGCTACATATACGAAAAGGAGGAGCAACAATGTAAATGTTGCTGAGAGATGCATCTTATGTCATAATTTACTGGTCTAAACTAATGCTCACTTAACGTTTTGTTCAGGTTCTGCATGGTGTATTCAGAGGTGCCAAACTTCAGTGAGCCTAACCCAGAGTACTCTAACATGGACCAGATGAAAAACAAGACTGTAAGGGGTGTTTTGAACGTAGGGATATCAGTGTGTAAGCGTCTTATTACAGAATGTTTTACGGAAGGATaggggaaaaaatattattttaagtaACGTTCACCTACGAATTTAGTTCGATGTTTCAAGTACCTTTTtcttgtactgtgtgtgtgaacagatTATTTATTTCCCAGGTAGTCGGTGACCAAGGAAACATACTGAACAACAAGAATAACAGCTCAGCTGGTAAGACCACTATCAAAGACCAACAAAAAATTAAGAGTTATGACGTCAAATGAAAGCGTTTCGGCAACGGCCTTCATTAGTGTTATTTATTTTCCTCTGCTGCTATAAGGTGATTCATGCAACATTTCCACCTGGAAGTCTACCTAAATGTCAATGACATGTCTGTATCAGTAAACTAAAGGAATACAATTccatgaaataatataatttttgaTCTCTGCTTTAAGCTGTAAAGTTGTTTATTTTACCTGTGAGCGGCTGGTTCAGCCACCTTCAGTGTATACAAACGGCAGTGTATTTCTTTTTGGCAATTGGTTAATTGTGAACACTATAACACTTTACTTTTCCCTTTCACTATTTATGAAGATTTATAAATGAAGCATGCCAATTTCTTATTCTAGGAAATGAAACTACCAATGGGAACGGTGTAAATTCCCAAGGTTCCGGGAGCTCGACTAATCCTCAACAGGGAGGGCGAGCTGGCAGTGATGTTGGCAGCAGAGCAGCCAATCCAGGAGCAGGAGGGACAGCTGTCAGCAATGGAAAGGAGACTAGACGTTCAGCAAAAAGATGATTGGAGCAGAAGGAAGGAAAGTCCATCCCTCTCCATAAATGTCAAATGATGAGAGACTAATGCTGCGTTCGCTGTGGAAATTTACCACCATAGAGTTAGATAGGACTCTAAATGGATAAAACCCATTTTGGCATGAACCTTGCTATTGAGGGCTTCACCATTTGAAAGTAGttaactgggtgggacttcctatgggtaaGGAAGCATCACATGAAGGATGATAGACAAGTTTTTCACTAGTAATTACCAGCTGGAGGGCTgttcaaatgtattttcccagtcgtatgtggtaaacgttaagaaattgtattttaattaGGTTTGTTTACAAGGACCAGCGTTCACTAAAGGTTATGTAACAATCAAGAAAAAGTATTTGTGAGAAAAataattgttttcattttttacaaTTAAGCTGCTTAATGGGAAGCGTTTTTCAAAGTCAGGCAGTTTTCCAATGAGAAGTCTATAAAATTACTCTTTTAACTAATGTGCAAAACGTAGCCCAAACCTGACAGATTAGATTTTGGTCAATCAGAAATCCTTAAttgctagaatccttagttgctacatccatttttggatgtataaatgaatgatattgattcttgaagaatataacttataaatgtctcacttataaatgtctcatgagcttagttcaactgtcataccccatcagattCAGAACCTTGCGACAGCAGCCACACTTTAAATGTTGTacgaatttttttatttttaacaccgTTCAAACTGGTCTGGAATAGTGTGCTTACATACAACTTTTAGAGTTCTATTATACTTTTCAGACTTAATCTTTTTGTCCTTTTTTTGTCCTCATAATTCTAAAGTTCCGATTGTGACATAACTCCcaacattctattctattcagtcTAAACAGTAACTGttgacacaaatcagctactttgaccactttcccaacaaaATGATCTGGTACCAATCAAACGTTACAACTGTTTAAGTAACCA
Coding sequences within:
- the nabp2 gene encoding SOSS complex subunit B1 → MTTETHVKDIKPGLKNLSVIFIVLETGRVTKTKDGYEVRTCKVADKTGSISISVWDEVGGLIQTGDIIRLTKGYASVFKGCLTLYTGRGGELSKIGEFCMVYSEVPNFSEPNPEYSNMDQMKNKTVVGDQGNILNNKNNSSAGNETTNGNGVNSQGSGSSTNPQQGGRAGSDVGSRAANPGAGGTAVSNGKETRRSAKR